In a genomic window of Candidatus Binatia bacterium:
- a CDS encoding response regulator transcription factor has product MRVLVIEDDREAARYLTKGLAESGHVVDHAPDGPQGLVLATSGTYDVLIVDRMLPGLDGLSIVEALRKNGSTVPVLILSAKSSVDDRVAGLRAGGDDYLTKPFAFSELLARLDALVRRSRPTAVETVLRAADLEMDLLSRTVTRGGRTIELKPREFRILEYLLRHKGQVVTRTMLLENVWDYSFDPQTNVIDVHMSRLRQKIDADTDRPLLQTVRGAGYRLRDD; this is encoded by the coding sequence ATGCGCGTGCTCGTGATCGAGGACGACCGCGAGGCGGCGCGCTACCTGACCAAGGGCCTCGCGGAGAGCGGCCACGTCGTCGACCACGCCCCCGACGGCCCGCAGGGCCTCGTGCTCGCGACGAGCGGCACCTACGACGTGCTGATCGTCGACCGCATGCTGCCCGGGCTCGACGGGCTGTCGATCGTCGAGGCGCTGCGCAAGAACGGCAGCACGGTGCCGGTGCTGATCCTGTCCGCGAAGAGCAGCGTCGACGACCGCGTCGCCGGGCTGCGCGCGGGCGGCGACGATTACCTGACCAAGCCGTTCGCCTTCTCCGAGCTGCTCGCGCGCCTCGACGCGCTCGTGCGCCGCAGCCGGCCGACGGCGGTCGAGACCGTGCTGCGCGCCGCCGACCTCGAGATGGATCTGCTGTCGCGCACGGTGACGCGCGGCGGCCGCACGATCGAGCTCAAGCCGCGCGAGTTCCGCATCCTCGAGTACCTGCTGCGGCACAAGGGGCAGGTCGTGACGCGCACGATGCTGCTCGAGAACGTCTGGGACTACAGCTTCGACCCGCAGACCAACGTCATCGACGTCCACATGAGCCGGCTGCGCCAGAAGATCGACGCCGACACGGACCGGCCGCTGCTGCAGACCGTGCGCGGCGCCGGCTACCGGCTGCGCGACGATTGA
- a CDS encoding glycosyl hydrolase family 8, whose amino-acid sequence MVAVLLSTSVAQAAVNHPFGSHPFTYVNGAIRPNHVTQAQLDQAVRTFYDAWKAQYLVQTCGPGRWVVRANAGGGNLTVSEAHGYGMIIMALMAGHDPQAQQIFDGMFAYFRDHPSAITPSLMAWNQNDSCQSVGGVNTASDGDLDIAYALLLADKQWGSCGAVNYLAEAQNVIAGIKSGDLDQSGQYVKLGDWAHPSNPWYYDSTRSSDFMPDHYRSFLNATGDPVWTNVLNRTYQIVASLQASHSPATGLLPDFVRFPLGTPEPAPPGFLEDAQDGAYDYNACRDPLRLGTDFLVSGDARAKTALDKINAWIRNATGGNPSAIRAGYRLDGTPSPGTDYRSMAFIAPFGVGAMVDATNQAWLNAIWDLVVATPIGAEHYYENTLKLLSMIVMSGNWWPPQAVTGGCEPSGNSLCTGGGTMQRVRIQLGRLGGKPNDETLQLRARIFFPQGVPVTSLTEGAQIRVEDLGAGSAAIFDLTEEASTPVPAVSAGVCDAKKDGWKVTKVMTRYRNGSTALDPPTCTAGSARGLALLKYRKLGDRDLDVVVQVRKSSLPTPVGPLRATLVLGATQAAGDAGACGTSAPVACSGKGGVRRCK is encoded by the coding sequence GTGGTGGCCGTGCTGCTCTCCACCAGCGTCGCCCAGGCCGCCGTCAACCACCCGTTCGGCTCGCATCCGTTCACCTACGTGAACGGCGCGATCCGCCCGAACCACGTCACGCAGGCGCAGCTCGATCAGGCCGTGCGCACCTTCTACGACGCGTGGAAGGCGCAGTACCTGGTGCAGACCTGCGGCCCCGGCCGCTGGGTCGTGCGCGCCAACGCGGGCGGCGGCAACCTGACGGTCTCCGAAGCGCACGGCTACGGCATGATCATCATGGCGCTGATGGCCGGGCACGATCCGCAGGCGCAGCAGATCTTCGACGGCATGTTCGCCTACTTTCGCGACCATCCGTCGGCGATCACGCCGAGCCTGATGGCGTGGAACCAGAACGACTCGTGCCAGAGCGTGGGCGGCGTCAACACCGCGTCCGACGGCGACCTCGACATCGCGTACGCGCTGCTGCTCGCCGACAAGCAGTGGGGCAGCTGCGGCGCCGTCAATTACCTCGCCGAGGCGCAGAACGTGATCGCCGGCATCAAGAGCGGCGACCTCGACCAGTCGGGACAGTACGTCAAGCTCGGCGACTGGGCGCACCCGTCGAACCCCTGGTACTACGACTCGACGCGCTCGTCGGACTTCATGCCCGACCACTACCGGAGCTTTCTCAACGCGACGGGCGATCCGGTGTGGACCAACGTCCTGAACCGCACCTACCAGATCGTCGCGTCGCTGCAGGCGTCGCACAGCCCGGCGACGGGTCTCTTGCCCGACTTCGTGCGCTTCCCGCTCGGCACGCCGGAGCCCGCGCCGCCGGGCTTCCTCGAGGACGCGCAGGACGGCGCCTACGACTACAACGCCTGCCGCGACCCGCTGCGTCTCGGCACGGACTTCCTGGTGTCGGGCGACGCGCGCGCGAAGACCGCGCTCGACAAGATCAACGCCTGGATCCGCAACGCGACCGGCGGCAACCCGAGCGCGATCCGCGCCGGCTACCGGCTCGACGGCACGCCGAGCCCGGGCACGGACTACCGGTCGATGGCGTTCATCGCGCCGTTCGGCGTCGGCGCCATGGTCGACGCGACCAACCAGGCGTGGCTGAACGCGATCTGGGATCTCGTCGTCGCGACGCCGATCGGCGCCGAGCACTACTACGAGAACACGCTCAAGCTGCTGTCGATGATCGTCATGTCGGGCAACTGGTGGCCGCCGCAGGCGGTCACCGGCGGCTGCGAGCCGAGCGGCAACTCGCTCTGCACCGGCGGCGGGACGATGCAGCGCGTGCGCATCCAGCTCGGGCGCCTCGGCGGCAAGCCGAACGACGAGACGCTGCAGCTCCGCGCGCGGATCTTCTTCCCGCAGGGCGTCCCCGTGACGTCGCTCACCGAGGGAGCGCAGATCCGCGTCGAGGACCTCGGCGCCGGAAGCGCGGCGATCTTCGACTTGACGGAGGAGGCGAGCACCCCGGTCCCGGCGGTGTCGGCGGGCGTCTGCGACGCGAAGAAGGACGGCTGGAAGGTGACCAAGGTGATGACGCGCTACCGCAACGGCTCCACGGCGCTCGATCCGCCGACCTGCACGGCGGGCTCGGCGCGCGGGCTCGCGCTGCTCAAGTACCGCAAGCTGGGCGACCGCGACCTCGACGTCGTCGTGCAGGTGCGAAAGAGCTCGCTGCCCACACCCGTCGGACCGCTGCGCGCGACGCTCGTGCTCGGCGCCACGCAGGCCGCGGGCGACGCCGGCGCCTGCGGCACCAGCGCGCCGGTCGCCTGCAGCGGCAAGGGCGGCGTGCGGCGCTGCAAGTAG
- a CDS encoding rhomboid family intramembrane serine protease — MILPIGDAPNVRGHVPWVTYLLIAANVAVFLLISMPLSEMRPPRGPLLDEYIRMLARAADSRAEFQQALRSITAYDLFVFQYGFRPASPSLTDLFTSMFLHAGFLHLFGNMLFLWIYGDNVEHRLGSIRYLLAYLGTGVAAVAFHVVSSPGSEVPMIGASGAISGILGFYFLFFRRNRVRLLFLLPPFLMQVFEVPARLVLGMYLVFDNLLPYLFAARDAGIAHGAHIGGFIAGLAAAWLMDRRQVEAQPHAFEAGPTPATIGESIAEAIDDEDFELAARSYFALPAHATRRLLTPGHALELAHWLRRHGYDDAALTVLRRTLRDYPIGPPAAAASLAAGEILLEDEDQGAAAYQYFLDALDQGGDDPTIAGAARRGIATIEARQKRQIGRRYGR, encoded by the coding sequence ATGATCCTGCCGATCGGAGACGCCCCGAACGTCCGCGGCCACGTGCCGTGGGTGACCTACCTGCTGATCGCGGCAAACGTCGCGGTGTTCCTGCTGATCTCGATGCCGCTCTCCGAGATGCGTCCGCCGCGCGGCCCGCTGCTCGACGAGTACATACGGATGCTCGCGCGCGCGGCCGACAGCCGCGCGGAGTTCCAGCAGGCGCTGCGCTCGATCACGGCCTACGACCTGTTCGTCTTCCAGTACGGCTTCCGTCCGGCGTCGCCGTCGCTCACCGATCTCTTCACCTCGATGTTCCTGCACGCGGGCTTCCTGCACCTGTTCGGGAACATGCTGTTTCTTTGGATTTACGGCGACAACGTCGAGCACCGCCTGGGCTCGATCCGCTACCTGCTCGCGTACCTCGGGACGGGGGTGGCGGCGGTCGCGTTCCACGTCGTCTCGTCGCCGGGATCCGAGGTGCCGATGATCGGCGCGTCGGGCGCGATCTCGGGCATCCTCGGCTTCTACTTCCTGTTCTTCCGCCGCAACCGCGTGCGTCTGCTGTTCCTGCTGCCGCCGTTTCTCATGCAGGTCTTCGAGGTGCCGGCGCGCCTCGTGCTCGGCATGTACCTCGTCTTCGACAACCTGCTGCCGTACCTGTTCGCGGCGCGCGACGCGGGCATCGCGCACGGCGCGCACATCGGCGGCTTCATCGCCGGGCTCGCCGCCGCGTGGCTGATGGACCGCCGTCAGGTCGAGGCGCAGCCGCACGCGTTCGAGGCGGGACCGACGCCGGCGACGATCGGCGAGAGCATCGCCGAGGCGATCGACGACGAGGACTTCGAGCTCGCGGCGCGCAGCTACTTCGCGCTGCCCGCGCACGCGACGCGCAGACTCTTGACGCCCGGCCACGCGCTCGAGCTCGCGCACTGGCTGCGTCGGCACGGCTACGACGACGCGGCGCTGACCGTCCTGCGCCGCACGCTGCGCGACTATCCGATCGGACCGCCTGCTGCTGCGGCGAGCCTCGCCGCCGGCGAGATCCTGCTCGAGGACGAGGACCAGGGCGCCGCCGCCTACCAGTACTTCCTCGACGCGCTCGACCAGGGCGGCGACGATCCGACCATCGCGGGCGCCGCGCGGCGCGGGATCGCGACCATCGAGGCGCGCCAGAAGCGTCAGATCGGCAGAAGGTACGGACGATGA
- a CDS encoding CoA transferase produces the protein MQASAPRPLDGILVLDLTRVLAGPFCTLLLAQLGARVIKVEHPRGDPARGFGPFLDGRSLYFEFINRGKESIALDLKNDADREVLLRLARRADVLVENFRPGTMDRLGFGWDALSAENPRLIYASASGFGQTGPWSRLPAYDTVIQAVSGLMSETGFPDGPPTRVGASIADLTTGVYTVAAITTALYRREQTGRGERIDVAMLDAMLSFLEHGFMHLAAYGSAPGRIGNRHPSITPFDTFATADAQIVICAGENGLFRRLCATLGRDDVADDPRFADNARRTENEPALKSELERTLRTRSAAEWLACLTEAGIPCAPINDVATIAESPQVAARNMLVEVDGLKAPGNPIKIAGYADPPTGPRAPRLDEHGAAIRAEMA, from the coding sequence GTGCAAGCGTCCGCACCCAGACCGCTCGACGGCATCCTCGTGCTCGACCTCACCCGCGTGCTCGCGGGTCCGTTCTGCACGCTGCTGCTCGCGCAGCTCGGCGCGCGCGTCATCAAGGTCGAGCACCCGCGCGGCGACCCGGCGCGCGGCTTCGGCCCGTTCCTCGACGGGCGCTCGCTGTACTTCGAGTTCATCAACCGCGGCAAGGAGAGCATCGCGCTCGATCTCAAGAACGACGCCGACCGCGAGGTCCTGCTGCGGCTCGCGCGCCGCGCCGACGTGCTGGTCGAGAACTTCCGTCCGGGCACGATGGACCGTCTCGGCTTCGGCTGGGACGCGCTCTCGGCCGAGAACCCGCGCCTGATCTACGCCTCGGCGTCGGGCTTCGGGCAGACCGGTCCGTGGAGCCGGCTACCGGCGTACGACACCGTGATCCAGGCGGTGTCGGGCCTGATGAGCGAGACGGGCTTTCCCGACGGACCGCCGACGCGGGTCGGCGCCTCGATCGCCGACCTGACGACCGGCGTCTACACCGTCGCCGCGATCACGACCGCGCTCTACCGCCGCGAGCAGACCGGCCGCGGCGAGCGCATCGACGTCGCGATGCTGGACGCGATGCTGAGCTTCCTCGAGCACGGCTTCATGCACCTCGCGGCCTACGGCAGCGCGCCGGGACGCATCGGCAACCGCCATCCGTCGATCACGCCGTTCGATACCTTCGCGACCGCCGACGCGCAGATCGTCATCTGCGCCGGCGAGAACGGGCTGTTCCGCAGGCTCTGCGCGACGCTCGGCCGCGACGACGTCGCCGACGACCCGCGCTTTGCCGACAACGCGCGGCGCACGGAGAACGAGCCGGCGCTCAAGTCGGAGCTCGAGCGCACGCTGCGCACGCGGTCCGCCGCCGAGTGGCTCGCATGCTTGACGGAGGCCGGCATCCCCTGCGCGCCGATCAACGACGTCGCGACGATCGCCGAGAGCCCGCAGGTCGCGGCGCGCAACATGCTGGTCGAGGTCGACGGGCTCAAGGCGCCGGGCAACCCGATCAAGATCGCGGGCTACGCGGATCCGCCGACGGGTCCGCGCGCGCCGCGGCTCGACGAGCACGGCGCCGCGATCCGCGCCGAGATGGCCTGA
- a CDS encoding HAMP domain-containing sensor histidine kinase, producing the protein MLGFVYWSTLAVQQSRVDADIARETERLYGQLRDSRTVSERAAVVTRTTIGPRGRTTIYMLATERREYIAGNLHDWPGFREGANGTQGVQEFPLGKTEQGRDAVARGRVVTLPTGERLLVARNVTELVELRDLVTRSLLAALGITVALGVGGGWLVSRRLSSRLDAVARNSQAILEGDLSRRMPVSSRGDEFDALAESLNRMLDRIEALMNGMREVSDSIAHDMRSPLSRLRSRIEVALMQPPDAHAYREVLEQTVRDMDGILAMFNSLLTIALAESGAPRERFVQVDLRAIAQDTVETYEPAAEERGLRLTLEAPEPVTLRGDPHLLAQALANLLDNAIKYVPGPGRVTVRVRGGENAVLEVADDGPGIPPSFRAHAFDRFTRVEQSRTTPGSGLGLSLVRAVARLHGGEVTLADASPGLIVGLHLPRA; encoded by the coding sequence GTGCTGGGCTTCGTGTACTGGTCGACCCTCGCCGTGCAGCAGAGCCGCGTCGACGCCGACATCGCGCGCGAGACCGAGCGTCTCTACGGTCAGTTGCGCGACAGCAGGACGGTCAGCGAGCGCGCCGCGGTCGTGACACGCACGACGATCGGCCCGCGCGGCCGCACGACGATCTACATGCTCGCGACCGAGCGCCGCGAGTACATCGCGGGCAACCTCCACGACTGGCCCGGATTCCGCGAGGGCGCGAACGGGACGCAGGGCGTGCAGGAGTTCCCGCTCGGCAAGACGGAGCAGGGCAGGGACGCGGTCGCCCGCGGTCGCGTCGTCACGCTGCCGACGGGCGAGCGCCTGCTGGTCGCGCGCAACGTGACGGAGCTCGTCGAGCTGCGCGACCTCGTGACGCGCTCGCTGCTCGCGGCGCTCGGCATCACGGTCGCGCTCGGGGTCGGCGGCGGCTGGCTCGTGAGCCGGCGCCTGTCCTCGCGCCTCGACGCGGTCGCGCGCAACAGCCAGGCGATCCTCGAGGGCGACCTCTCGCGGCGCATGCCGGTCTCGTCGCGCGGCGACGAGTTCGACGCGCTCGCCGAGAGCCTGAACCGGATGCTCGACCGGATCGAGGCGCTGATGAACGGCATGCGGGAGGTCTCGGACTCGATCGCGCACGACATGCGGAGCCCGCTCTCGCGGCTGCGGAGCCGCATCGAGGTCGCGCTCATGCAGCCGCCCGACGCGCACGCGTACCGCGAGGTGCTCGAGCAGACCGTGCGCGACATGGACGGCATCCTCGCGATGTTCAACTCGTTGCTCACCATCGCGCTCGCCGAGTCCGGCGCGCCGCGCGAGCGCTTCGTGCAGGTCGACCTGCGCGCGATCGCGCAGGACACGGTCGAGACCTACGAGCCGGCCGCCGAGGAGCGCGGCTTGCGCTTGACGCTGGAAGCCCCCGAGCCGGTCACGCTGCGCGGCGATCCGCACCTGCTCGCGCAAGCGCTCGCGAACCTCCTCGACAACGCGATCAAGTACGTCCCCGGTCCGGGCCGGGTGACGGTGCGCGTGCGCGGCGGCGAGAACGCCGTGCTCGAGGTGGCGGACGACGGACCCGGCATCCCGCCGTCGTTCCGGGCGCACGCGTTCGATCGCTTCACGCGCGTCGAGCAGAGCCGTACCACGCCGGGCAGCGGGCTCGGGCTGAGCCTGGTGCGCGCGGTCGCGCGTCTGCACGGCGGCGAGGTGACGCTCGCCGACGCCAGCCCCGGCCTGATCGTCGGGCTCCACCTGCCGCGCGCATGA
- a CDS encoding PQQ-dependent sugar dehydrogenase, which produces MRGSTWPFARAVLFVVTLLLAFAPPSRAGSLSFLSPPPGAEMRLELVKRFDVDAFPDLSTGTPQPPPGIAPSDLEFFPDGSGESLLLLSTGTVVWLGADFSIRGAFAVPSANSLAEFQRSGEFHDNEGALGIAFDPQFASNRFFYVHLNPKPRSGIQIWRLTWDPTNLAGIWNSRHLVLEVPKPQIASDPLHLHNHNGGNPLFGPDGKLYVLIGDGGIGGKNLQDNQAQRLDSFWGKVLRVDPTGAEPPVIVARGLRNPFTSTFFGDSLVIGDVGADDGAAWEEVNVVANATAPVTSPPNYGWPIFQGPCWAFAPSLDACAGFVDPIHGYRKDDPFLDEDPEATPGPPGTVYVTALVVGPVYSGDRYDGYLDDVLLYTDFVQGWVRGALLSEDGRVLADRHLLHYDGLIPGLVQGPDGYVYLLGNDLGHVEIHRLTGPNVAPPPDPPIGGPPLVDHPTNPLPKFLSDTGFYPEFPKLTPLERAIPFAPQFALWSDGADKQRFLLLPPGTSIDSSDPERWTFPVGTLVVKHFGYTRHDGTRREIETRVLQKGPEGWRFGTYVWNAEQTEATLSDGRPIELAMSGVRGAVPPSFTYEIPGVAQCRACHARQADVVIGFEPMQLGLATVRALEDAGVLSTRHAAPPPTVAGADWLHAAARGYLHANCAHCHSAEGGLATTLGFSLEHRETESAIGLTSRRGRGTLIEPGAPERSALLLMLAGAPDLPRMPPLGPHVVDIAAVGLVSEWIRDLAEPRDPQHPAGRDLVEVVELYHPDLDRYLLAASLEEEAALLATLGPAGWRRTGYSFPAWRRPANSIPGPRAVVRARSQDGLPTSSLLTFRNVRSHVRGEPAPRNDEVAFYLYPPENGACPSGFDPVYRTSVRRARAVHFRYTTSWSVYATMAQNGWRKDGVAMCAPQ; this is translated from the coding sequence GTGCGCGGTTCCACCTGGCCCTTCGCGCGGGCAGTGCTCTTCGTCGTCACGCTCCTTCTCGCCTTCGCACCGCCGTCGCGCGCCGGCTCGCTGAGCTTCCTCTCCCCTCCCCCGGGCGCCGAGATGCGCCTCGAGCTCGTGAAGCGCTTCGACGTCGACGCCTTCCCCGACCTCAGCACCGGGACGCCGCAGCCGCCGCCCGGCATCGCACCGTCGGACCTCGAGTTCTTCCCCGACGGCTCGGGCGAGTCGCTGCTGCTGCTCAGCACCGGCACCGTGGTGTGGCTCGGCGCCGACTTCTCGATCCGCGGCGCGTTCGCGGTGCCGTCGGCGAACAGCCTCGCCGAGTTCCAGCGCTCGGGCGAGTTCCACGACAACGAGGGCGCGCTCGGGATCGCCTTCGACCCGCAGTTCGCGAGCAACCGCTTCTTCTACGTCCACCTGAACCCGAAGCCGCGCAGCGGCATTCAGATTTGGCGCTTGACGTGGGATCCGACGAACCTCGCGGGGATCTGGAATTCGCGCCACCTCGTGCTCGAGGTGCCGAAGCCGCAGATCGCGAGCGACCCGCTGCACCTGCACAACCACAACGGCGGCAACCCGCTGTTCGGCCCCGACGGCAAGCTCTACGTGCTGATCGGCGACGGCGGCATCGGCGGCAAGAACCTGCAGGACAACCAGGCGCAGAGGCTCGACAGCTTCTGGGGCAAGGTGCTGCGCGTCGACCCGACCGGGGCCGAGCCGCCGGTGATCGTCGCGCGCGGCCTGCGCAATCCGTTCACCAGCACGTTCTTCGGCGACTCGCTCGTGATCGGCGACGTCGGCGCCGACGACGGCGCCGCCTGGGAGGAGGTCAACGTCGTCGCGAACGCGACCGCGCCGGTGACGAGCCCGCCGAACTACGGCTGGCCGATCTTCCAGGGACCGTGCTGGGCGTTCGCGCCGTCGCTCGACGCCTGCGCCGGCTTCGTCGACCCGATCCACGGCTACCGCAAGGACGATCCGTTCCTCGACGAGGATCCCGAGGCGACGCCGGGCCCGCCGGGGACGGTCTACGTGACCGCGCTGGTCGTCGGACCCGTCTACTCGGGCGACCGCTACGACGGCTACCTCGACGACGTCCTGCTCTACACCGACTTCGTGCAGGGCTGGGTGCGCGGCGCGCTGCTCAGCGAGGACGGCCGCGTGCTCGCCGACCGCCACCTGCTGCACTACGACGGCCTGATCCCCGGCCTGGTGCAGGGTCCCGACGGCTACGTCTACCTGCTCGGCAACGACCTCGGCCACGTCGAGATTCATCGCTTGACGGGGCCGAACGTCGCGCCGCCGCCCGATCCGCCGATCGGCGGTCCGCCGCTGGTCGACCACCCGACGAACCCGCTGCCGAAGTTCCTCTCCGACACGGGCTTCTACCCGGAGTTCCCGAAGCTCACCCCGCTCGAGCGCGCGATCCCCTTCGCGCCGCAGTTCGCGCTCTGGAGCGACGGCGCCGACAAGCAGCGCTTCCTGCTGCTGCCGCCCGGCACGTCGATCGACAGCTCGGATCCGGAGCGCTGGACGTTCCCGGTCGGCACGCTGGTCGTCAAGCACTTCGGCTACACGCGGCACGACGGCACGCGGCGCGAGATCGAGACGCGCGTGCTGCAGAAGGGACCCGAGGGCTGGCGCTTCGGCACCTACGTCTGGAACGCCGAGCAGACCGAGGCGACGCTGAGCGACGGACGCCCGATCGAGCTCGCGATGTCCGGCGTGCGCGGCGCCGTGCCGCCGAGCTTCACCTACGAGATCCCGGGCGTCGCGCAGTGCCGCGCCTGCCACGCGCGCCAGGCGGACGTCGTGATCGGCTTCGAGCCGATGCAGCTCGGTCTCGCGACCGTGCGCGCGCTCGAGGACGCGGGCGTGCTCTCGACGCGGCACGCGGCCCCGCCCCCGACCGTCGCCGGCGCCGACTGGCTGCACGCCGCCGCGCGCGGCTACCTGCACGCGAACTGCGCGCACTGCCACTCGGCCGAGGGCGGCCTCGCGACCACGCTCGGCTTCAGCCTCGAGCACCGCGAGACGGAGAGCGCGATCGGCCTCACCTCGCGGCGCGGACGGGGCACGCTGATCGAGCCCGGCGCCCCGGAGCGCAGCGCGCTGCTCCTCATGCTGGCGGGCGCGCCCGACCTGCCGCGCATGCCGCCGCTCGGACCGCACGTCGTCGACATCGCGGCCGTCGGGCTGGTGAGCGAGTGGATCCGCGATCTCGCCGAGCCGCGCGACCCGCAGCATCCCGCGGGGCGCGACCTGGTCGAGGTGGTCGAGCTCTACCACCCGGATCTCGACCGCTACCTGCTCGCGGCGTCGCTCGAGGAGGAAGCGGCGCTGCTCGCGACGCTCGGCCCCGCGGGCTGGCGGCGCACCGGGTACTCGTTCCCCGCGTGGCGGCGACCGGCGAACTCGATCCCCGGACCGCGCGCGGTCGTACGCGCGAGATCGCAGGACGGGCTCCCGACCTCGAGCCTGCTCACGTTCCGCAACGTGCGGAGCCACGTGCGGGGCGAGCCCGCGCCGAGGAACGACGAGGTCGCGTTCTACCTCTACCCGCCCGAGAACGGCGCCTGTCCGAGCGGCTTCGACCCGGTCTACCGGACGTCGGTCCGCCGCGCGCGCGCGGTGCACTTCCGCTACACGACGAGCTGGAGCGTCTACGCCACGATGGCGCAGAACGGCTGGCGCAAGGACGGCGTCGCGATGTGCGCGCCGCAGTGA
- a CDS encoding sulfatase-like hydrolase/transferase, which produces MGRKILLVTTDQQRFDALGCNGGTIARTPVADRLAATGVNYKRAHNQNVVCMPARSTMLTGQYVRTHGVTANGIPLPVDAPSVAAYLHEKAGYRTALLGKAHFEPAFDPQQRWFENRMAREGSTGPFRGFEHMELAMHVPLGGWHYSLWLRRNHPDAVKGFAPLLSAAGGGETGAPEVTYNPIPRELYHTDWVADRTIAFLDSLSDDEDWFVWMSFPDPHHPWDPPASEAKRVPWRELDLPPGHPGSDEKIRQILAQKPRHWLAWYEGRWPNMEGGPATFAPCTLTHDQIREVNALTHVEIELIDEALGRVLARIRERGWDADTDVIFTTDHGELQGDFGLLYKGPYHVDALMRIPLIWRPAPSAGIAPAVIEEPVGQLDLAPTFCAIAGLEPPDWMQGEPLPTAPGSGRERVITEWDSQFDRCGMHLRTIYRDGLVCTVYEPSTCDVGFPAEPVLAASGWQGELPSIVYDGSEGELYDLREDPLQWRNLWNDPAWQKRKKELIADLYDHLPAPRTPGLAVEAPA; this is translated from the coding sequence ATGGGCCGCAAGATCCTCCTCGTCACCACCGACCAGCAGCGCTTCGACGCGCTCGGGTGCAACGGCGGCACGATCGCGCGCACGCCGGTCGCCGACCGGCTCGCCGCGACCGGCGTCAATTACAAGCGCGCGCACAACCAGAACGTGGTGTGCATGCCGGCGCGCTCGACGATGCTCACCGGTCAGTACGTGCGCACCCACGGCGTGACCGCGAACGGCATCCCGCTGCCGGTCGACGCGCCGAGCGTCGCGGCCTACCTGCACGAGAAGGCGGGCTACCGCACGGCGCTGCTCGGCAAGGCGCACTTCGAGCCCGCCTTCGACCCGCAGCAGCGCTGGTTCGAGAACCGCATGGCGCGCGAGGGATCCACCGGCCCGTTCCGCGGCTTCGAGCACATGGAGCTCGCGATGCACGTACCGCTCGGCGGCTGGCACTACTCGCTGTGGCTGCGGCGCAACCACCCCGACGCCGTGAAGGGCTTCGCGCCGCTCTTGAGCGCGGCGGGCGGCGGCGAGACCGGCGCGCCCGAGGTGACCTACAACCCGATCCCGCGCGAGCTCTACCACACCGACTGGGTCGCCGATCGCACGATCGCGTTCCTCGACTCGCTGTCCGACGACGAGGACTGGTTCGTGTGGATGAGCTTCCCCGACCCGCACCACCCGTGGGATCCGCCGGCCTCGGAGGCGAAGCGCGTCCCGTGGCGCGAGCTCGACCTGCCGCCCGGCCACCCCGGCTCGGACGAGAAGATCCGGCAGATCCTCGCGCAGAAGCCGCGCCACTGGCTCGCCTGGTACGAGGGGCGCTGGCCGAACATGGAGGGCGGCCCCGCGACGTTCGCGCCCTGCACGCTGACGCACGACCAGATCCGCGAGGTGAACGCGCTCACCCACGTCGAGATCGAGCTCATCGACGAGGCGCTCGGCCGGGTGCTGGCGCGCATCCGCGAGCGCGGCTGGGACGCCGACACCGACGTGATCTTCACCACCGACCACGGCGAGCTGCAGGGCGACTTCGGCCTGCTCTACAAGGGCCCGTACCACGTCGACGCGCTGATGCGGATCCCGCTGATCTGGCGTCCGGCGCCGTCGGCCGGGATCGCGCCGGCCGTGATCGAGGAGCCGGTCGGACAGCTCGACCTGGCGCCGACCTTCTGCGCCATCGCGGGCCTCGAGCCGCCCGACTGGATGCAGGGCGAGCCGCTGCCGACGGCGCCTGGCTCGGGCCGCGAGCGGGTCATCACCGAGTGGGACAGCCAGTTCGACCGCTGCGGCATGCACCTGCGGACGATCTACCGCGACGGACTCGTGTGCACGGTCTACGAGCCGAGCACGTGCGACGTCGGCTTCCCGGCCGAGCCGGTGCTCGCCGCGAGCGGCTGGCAGGGCGAGCTGCCGTCGATCGTCTACGACGGCAGCGAGGGCGAGCTCTACGATCTGCGCGAGGATCCGCTACAGTGGCGCAACCTGTGGAACGACCCCGCCTGGCAGAAGCGCAAGAAGGAGCTGATCGCGGATCTCTACGATCACCTGCCCGCACCGCGCACGCCCGGGCTCGCGGTGGAGGCGCCGGCGTAA